The proteins below are encoded in one region of Ereboglobus luteus:
- a CDS encoding TonB-dependent receptor domain-containing protein has product MSALFPFADNYVFNMDLGGKSGNVNQQNWTVVDQNALWSVYEEHPEWFLLNATDNVLQKLVGRRDLTENIDALYAEATTRVGKFQLNFGIRGERTSTEAKFTRMLSKEEMALAEKYATPEEIATGKFNTGTVEGVRFQYNYGNRDVRKENYENLFLSGGLKYDFTKNLRFQLSFSQAILRPDYGNLSATVNYPDYYPTSLWIPNPKLKPEKTTKFYAGFQWYLKPSGIFEISAYRLDIKGLQIGNMQISKEQAEAQLGYSLQDAMKGLLEESEVVIDEETLESDEVYKSMRDMVYRSTINAAGTRTVYGITVRYDQQLTFLPGPLKGLGIFGSFTTASLRNAEIDEEKIGRASKSANGGIKYRYGRFNIQLRGSWTDDALRSITRPYPGRKWTLNEYQYVKARFVVDLSGGWKLNKNLELVFSIRNLTQEPYIRYSNVPDRMNWYSVPDTIWNLSLRGKY; this is encoded by the coding sequence ATGTCCGCACTCTTTCCGTTTGCTGACAACTACGTTTTCAACATGGATCTCGGAGGCAAGTCCGGTAACGTAAACCAGCAAAACTGGACTGTTGTTGATCAAAATGCGCTTTGGTCTGTTTATGAAGAGCACCCGGAATGGTTTCTGCTGAATGCGACGGACAATGTCCTTCAGAAGCTCGTGGGGCGACGTGATCTGACTGAAAACATCGACGCCCTCTACGCCGAGGCCACCACTCGTGTCGGAAAATTTCAACTCAACTTCGGTATTCGTGGTGAGCGCACCTCGACGGAGGCTAAGTTTACTCGGATGCTTTCCAAGGAGGAAATGGCCCTCGCTGAAAAATATGCCACACCGGAAGAAATTGCCACTGGGAAATTTAACACAGGCACCGTCGAAGGTGTCCGTTTTCAATATAACTATGGCAACCGTGACGTGCGCAAAGAAAATTACGAAAATCTGTTCCTTTCAGGTGGTCTCAAATACGATTTTACCAAAAATCTGAGGTTTCAGCTTTCGTTCTCCCAAGCCATTCTCCGACCCGACTACGGTAATCTTTCTGCCACGGTGAACTATCCGGACTACTATCCCACCAGTCTGTGGATTCCCAATCCCAAGCTCAAACCTGAGAAAACTACCAAATTTTATGCCGGCTTCCAGTGGTATCTCAAGCCCTCCGGTATCTTTGAAATTTCCGCATATCGTCTTGATATCAAGGGATTGCAAATCGGAAATATGCAAATATCCAAGGAGCAGGCGGAAGCCCAACTTGGTTACTCTCTTCAAGATGCCATGAAAGGCCTGTTGGAGGAGTCCGAGGTTGTGATTGACGAGGAAACTTTGGAATCCGACGAGGTTTACAAGTCTATGAGAGACATGGTTTACCGATCCACCATCAATGCCGCGGGCACCCGCACCGTTTACGGTATCACTGTCAGATACGACCAGCAGCTCACATTCCTTCCCGGTCCACTCAAGGGACTTGGTATTTTTGGATCCTTTACCACAGCGTCGTTGAGAAACGCTGAAATCGACGAGGAAAAAATCGGACGCGCCAGCAAATCCGCCAACGGTGGCATCAAATACCGCTACGGACGCTTCAATATACAGCTCCGCGGTTCTTGGACGGACGATGCACTACGGTCCATCACCCGCCCTTATCCCGGACGCAAATGGACGCTAAATGAATATCAATATGTAAAGGCTCGGTTTGTCGTTGATCTTTCAGGTGGTTGGAAACTCAACAAAAACTTAGAGCTCGTCTTTTCCATACGCAATCTCACTCAGGAACCTTATATCCGTTATTCCAACGTCCCTGATCGCATGAATTGGTATAGTGTTCCCGATACCATCTGGAATCTTAGCCTGAGGGGCAAATACTGA
- a CDS encoding autotransporter outer membrane beta-barrel domain-containing protein: MNTHAHEDAVIQIENGIHSPLRQFAVPEKTQNASSLKSKLTAFAVFLSLAILSPSIFSQSTETVGSISGTPLVPDIDGTYYYQGFDAANNRYVYIAPFSITDIDTGVVTTTGTYYYVDTAGVSTIGGAAGYPVSSPYRAIVSNGKNTSTFQFINSHAGLHTVDDSGTSYAVRSGTWYANDTTFTLNGDEGDADGSGIWLVGYTGTTIHPVAFSGTNITVDATVGSNSSRQAISVRSGASIYLYSSTISKTVTASGDGSETVYMVANQEGAGSSATFYGKDLTIVTSGQALEAFNQGNGNTSVELYDTTISSTIGGANANTQVFNLNDQQSQGGAHFYGENLTIEVTNTSNMAIRTFAFGYGANSITLKDSTVTTGGGKGAVFRWKTAEGTGGNAGGNEAMADGFTSKVFLENTNVTANGDYAPIFQQTGRLGWAEVTGGTLTTTGIGSPIIRLAGANDARDESKFTGIFKGVVMEAQNSSAIDLDMSIKDTANYGEDGGGVGKEVTTLITSTWDLIFVSSTLTGTSAARMATAGAINSPYSTWVNMNVFDSTINGCIEMLAGGSIDAMAETTGASLVVQGTNSVFTGGFFITGTEGARKVHLARFDLTDSTFTGDITATNRGESVFNFVRTPLTGDIVLSGSTNTYLDFIDSSITGGVYIEGTATLRNRPGLDLHNRRAVLKNSAITDGFTLAGASTVDLTFVGADSVVSGGITATDTATGVFRFEESSSLNGGVTLSGSSSVFIVLSSVDQFTGDLVVRDRATLALSTFANTPIYLNRGLTLGGIWRIPGKTTLEGSLDITSSLGTISIANASHDSLILANGLTGNGRLAIESFDSATIGGSEIRVIYDQTGNFAPDALILAHPVDYGLFAYDLENRPDGAYLVGGLDSGSYGAGGAAVFNTQALVVEEWYAALAPINYRLNQLRENNRGVLTGEDSPSSGDSGSFWFQSRFNYTRVDLDGSSRDFTSRAVGLTAGGDARWDYDTSTVSTGIFADTSLTGRDFIGTGDGHTTSAGAGAYVHYQHRTGVFVSAIARFDIYEHSLNNNDPTNDLSGDYHSQAGGVAIDIGWRFNLGDDSGWWFEPAYQIALAKFPSVSYTTKSNREDNNIVDIDIADARATQNLFRFAFGRALGKRWSIRGHVLAATIDASGGEFTARGVDKADFTIAEDRAEVSLGVSWLVGRAGRLNLDLSYTEADAYDRPCSVYFGYSHRW; the protein is encoded by the coding sequence ATGAACACACACGCTCACGAAGACGCCGTCATTCAAATTGAAAACGGCATCCACTCGCCTCTCCGTCAGTTTGCCGTTCCGGAGAAAACGCAAAATGCCTCTTCGCTTAAGTCCAAGCTCACCGCGTTTGCCGTCTTTCTTTCACTGGCCATCCTTTCACCCTCGATTTTTTCCCAATCAACGGAAACTGTTGGCTCGATCTCCGGAACGCCTCTTGTTCCCGATATTGACGGCACATATTATTATCAGGGATTTGATGCTGCAAACAATCGTTATGTTTATATAGCGCCATTTTCCATCACTGATATAGATACTGGTGTCGTCACCACCACTGGCACCTATTATTATGTGGATACCGCTGGAGTTAGCACCATCGGTGGGGCGGCCGGCTATCCAGTTTCCTCGCCTTACCGCGCCATTGTCTCCAACGGAAAGAACACCAGCACCTTCCAGTTCATCAACTCCCATGCCGGGCTCCATACTGTTGACGACTCGGGAACCAGTTATGCCGTGCGTTCGGGCACATGGTATGCAAACGACACCACGTTTACGCTTAATGGCGACGAGGGTGATGCGGATGGGTCGGGCATTTGGCTTGTCGGTTATACCGGAACCACCATTCACCCAGTCGCTTTTTCCGGCACCAATATCACGGTTGACGCCACCGTGGGCAGCAACAGTTCACGGCAAGCTATTTCCGTCCGCAGCGGCGCGTCGATTTATCTTTACAGCAGCACCATTTCAAAAACCGTCACGGCCAGCGGCGATGGTTCGGAAACCGTTTACATGGTGGCCAATCAGGAGGGAGCGGGCAGTTCCGCGACATTCTATGGCAAGGATCTCACTATCGTTACTTCTGGACAGGCACTCGAGGCATTCAACCAGGGAAATGGCAACACTTCCGTCGAACTCTACGACACCACCATAAGCAGCACCATCGGCGGCGCCAACGCCAACACACAGGTCTTCAATCTCAACGACCAGCAATCCCAAGGAGGCGCTCACTTCTATGGTGAAAATCTCACAATAGAAGTGACCAACACCAGCAACATGGCCATCCGCACCTTCGCTTTTGGTTATGGCGCAAATAGCATCACGCTCAAAGACTCCACTGTCACAACCGGCGGGGGCAAGGGCGCTGTTTTTCGTTGGAAAACTGCCGAAGGCACCGGCGGAAACGCTGGCGGCAATGAAGCGATGGCGGACGGGTTTACCAGCAAGGTTTTTCTGGAAAATACAAATGTGACAGCCAACGGTGATTACGCGCCGATTTTTCAGCAGACCGGACGTCTTGGTTGGGCCGAGGTCACTGGCGGCACTCTCACCACAACTGGCATAGGCTCGCCCATTATTCGCCTCGCCGGAGCCAATGATGCCAGGGATGAATCCAAGTTCACCGGCATTTTTAAGGGTGTCGTCATGGAGGCCCAGAATTCCTCCGCCATTGACTTGGACATGTCAATCAAGGATACGGCCAACTACGGCGAGGATGGAGGAGGTGTTGGCAAGGAAGTCACCACGCTTATTACCAGCACATGGGATCTCATTTTTGTCAGCTCCACTCTTACCGGAACAAGCGCAGCCCGCATGGCAACCGCGGGTGCTATTAACAGTCCCTACTCAACGTGGGTAAATATGAATGTTTTTGACTCCACCATCAATGGTTGCATTGAGATGCTTGCTGGGGGGTCCATTGACGCCATGGCCGAAACCACTGGCGCTAGTCTTGTCGTTCAGGGCACCAATTCTGTTTTCACCGGCGGCTTCTTTATCACCGGCACTGAGGGCGCGCGCAAAGTTCATCTAGCTAGATTCGATCTCACTGACTCCACTTTTACCGGCGATATCACCGCCACCAATCGTGGTGAGTCCGTTTTTAATTTCGTTCGCACTCCGCTCACGGGTGATATTGTTCTTTCCGGCTCCACCAACACTTATCTTGACTTTATAGACTCGTCCATAACCGGTGGCGTCTATATTGAGGGCACGGCAACTCTACGGAATCGTCCCGGGCTCGATCTCCACAACCGTCGCGCGGTTCTCAAAAATTCCGCCATTACCGATGGGTTTACACTCGCGGGCGCCTCCACTGTTGATCTCACGTTTGTCGGCGCGGATTCTGTCGTTTCCGGCGGTATCACCGCCACTGACACAGCCACGGGTGTTTTCCGTTTTGAAGAGAGCTCCTCCTTGAATGGTGGCGTCACCCTTTCCGGCAGTTCCTCGGTTTTCATCGTGCTTTCCAGCGTCGATCAATTCACTGGCGATCTTGTTGTGCGTGATCGCGCGACTCTCGCGCTTTCCACCTTTGCCAATACCCCCATCTATCTCAACCGCGGACTCACACTCGGCGGTATTTGGAGGATTCCCGGAAAAACTACCCTTGAGGGGTCTCTGGATATCACCAGTTCCCTCGGCACCATCTCAATTGCCAATGCGTCCCATGACAGCCTCATCCTTGCAAACGGACTCACAGGTAATGGTCGTCTAGCCATTGAATCTTTCGACAGTGCCACGATAGGTGGATCTGAAATTCGTGTGATTTACGATCAGACAGGGAATTTTGCCCCGGACGCCCTAATTCTTGCGCATCCCGTTGATTACGGTCTCTTCGCCTATGACCTCGAAAACCGTCCGGATGGCGCTTATCTTGTCGGTGGTCTCGATTCAGGTTCCTACGGCGCGGGCGGCGCGGCGGTTTTCAACACCCAAGCACTCGTTGTCGAGGAGTGGTATGCCGCCCTTGCGCCGATCAACTACCGACTCAATCAACTTCGCGAAAACAACAGGGGAGTTCTTACTGGTGAGGACTCCCCATCAAGTGGCGATTCGGGTTCGTTCTGGTTCCAATCCCGCTTCAATTATACCCGTGTTGACCTAGATGGAAGCTCCCGTGACTTCACTTCGCGTGCTGTTGGCCTTACCGCCGGCGGCGATGCTCGTTGGGATTATGACACCAGCACCGTTTCCACAGGCATCTTTGCCGATACTTCTCTTACCGGACGCGATTTTATCGGCACTGGCGATGGACACACTACCAGCGCTGGTGCGGGCGCTTACGTTCATTACCAGCACCGCACGGGAGTCTTTGTTTCTGCCATTGCCCGTTTCGATATTTACGAGCACTCCCTCAACAATAATGATCCCACTAATGATTTGAGCGGGGATTACCATTCCCAGGCTGGTGGTGTCGCCATCGACATTGGCTGGCGTTTCAATCTTGGTGATGACTCCGGCTGGTGGTTTGAGCCCGCATATCAGATCGCCTTGGCCAAATTCCCCAGTGTTTCCTACACCACCAAGTCCAACAGGGAGGACAATAATATCGTTGATATTGATATCGCTGACGCCCGTGCCACCCAAAACCTCTTCCGTTTCGCATTCGGCAGGGCTCTTGGCAAGCGATGGAGCATCCGCGGCCATGTCTTGGCGGCAACAATTGACGCCAGCGGCGGTGAGTTCACTGCCAGAGGCGTTGACAAGGCCGACTTTACAATCGCCGAGGATCGCGCCGAAGTTTCCCTTGGTGTTTCTTGGCTCGTCGGACGCGCCGGACGCCTGAATCTCGATCTTTCCTATACCGAGGCCGATGCCTATGACCGCCCCTGCTCCGTCTACTTCGGCTACAGCCACCGCTGGTAA
- a CDS encoding autotransporter outer membrane beta-barrel domain-containing protein has translation MKTPDATPTMTTTRPSLLNLKFKLPFICAALVAATMPGLRSADVIWTPGVSGDWTSPVNWQGGVLPTEADSVLADSGTITVGDSVIVGVTGTSKATGTTAIGLTADKSSSLIITSGGHLVTDNKVFSVGEAGSGYLEIQSGGTLQTGGYIYGNQIGNIAGSSGTVVIKDGGVWRSYGGIYVGNNGTGLLHVEAGGTLIIDGGASLYLGERTGGSGTAIIDGYFETGKNAAGNPVYQPIGKNSTDNSVFIIGSTGTAITAQMNIGMNAGAVGTAIVSGYWQANGNNAIGNKGTGTLIVEAGGSINSSSGWMRFGSVAGSYGTGTIAGSVTIASTMTVGSSGNGDLVILPGGYVKAATFYVGENGVGSVYIAEGATLVNTANGWFGRNAGSSGTLTVDGNWLKSASGDAYNVIGNGGATAAPSVLNVGVTGTVISNDLRIGGNNTVAIVNLAGFYSGTRAGATVGHGSNSNGTLHITTTGTLLGRTVGVVANAAGSTGSAIVEGLWQVGGNFTVGNNATATGSLDIKTTANVIAGGNYTQNSLSTLSVELDRGRAADTVDPSLSRPLLSANGAAMLSGTLYVHGDAVADIPEFKYDGSGYAKASTLTGIPVLRASGGITGDFDTVKIDGMVIPSGLPDFIRGGGLKVNEGGPVDTRYDIGYGLAWRSGVGSAHGEFTVDAGKTFEVDLQLSDRELVFDSGWDGKSLIKKGEGTLIFSVENAYTGLTKIEAGTIIFTGPKSHIMGELVNHGVIDLGGTGQRLLTASSLAGSGTYRMTVNLNNGTGDRIAITGDAAGAHRFLITGIGSGEPPTGDEPMITLLSIGGVNEITHESDISISGTTFHGSFDHGVFKYAVEMRGNNLVIVNTGLDPVVFDTIRGVPGAQSLLWFDQQDNLGRRLGELRAPRDTGFGLDFWVRAHAASTTIGGGDTEMRKSDVDVWGAEIGGDYTWRFDSDRLTVGAFIGFNSADQDFQSVPYANSATGDSDLFSIGAYAAWLSDAGWFVNSSLTTSHYKNKFDAVDLSYNHATGDYKDRGFGVTVEGGRRFDITKGWFVEPALQGAVVRLIRGSYTTEGDSNAGGLRVHGADATITRMRGVMRIGRAWSFGNGQWMEIAGRGGAVRERSTGGEVNIGEANRWRPNLDGERFEAGVGFYWMPFESGQLYFDYEFASGSSYQKPWGISVGFRLSL, from the coding sequence ATGAAAACGCCCGATGCCACCCCCACGATGACCACCACACGCCCGTCCCTCTTAAACTTGAAATTTAAACTTCCGTTTATCTGCGCCGCGCTAGTCGCAGCCACGATGCCCGGTCTTCGATCCGCCGATGTTATTTGGACACCCGGTGTCAGCGGTGACTGGACCAGCCCTGTCAACTGGCAAGGAGGAGTCCTTCCAACCGAGGCTGACAGTGTTCTTGCGGACTCCGGGACGATCACTGTGGGCGACAGTGTTATCGTCGGCGTAACAGGAACATCCAAGGCAACCGGCACCACCGCCATTGGGCTTACCGCCGACAAGTCCTCCTCTCTTATCATTACCAGTGGAGGTCATTTGGTTACGGACAACAAGGTTTTTTCGGTTGGCGAGGCAGGCAGTGGTTACCTCGAAATACAGAGCGGCGGCACCCTTCAGACCGGCGGTTATATTTATGGCAATCAAATAGGCAATATCGCCGGCTCCAGCGGCACGGTCGTTATTAAGGACGGTGGCGTGTGGCGCAGCTACGGAGGCATCTATGTGGGCAATAATGGCACAGGGCTTCTTCATGTCGAGGCCGGTGGCACCCTCATCATCGATGGCGGGGCGTCGCTTTATCTTGGCGAGCGCACCGGTGGCAGCGGCACTGCCATCATTGATGGTTACTTCGAGACTGGTAAGAATGCAGCGGGCAATCCTGTATACCAGCCTATTGGAAAAAATAGCACAGATAACAGCGTTTTTATCATCGGAAGCACAGGCACGGCCATTACCGCACAGATGAATATCGGTATGAATGCCGGTGCCGTGGGCACTGCCATAGTCTCCGGTTATTGGCAGGCCAATGGCAACAATGCCATCGGAAACAAGGGCACCGGCACACTCATTGTCGAGGCCGGCGGTTCTATCAATAGTTCATCGGGATGGATGCGCTTCGGAAGTGTCGCCGGCTCCTATGGCACCGGCACTATTGCGGGCTCTGTCACCATTGCCAGCACAATGACCGTTGGCAGCAGTGGCAATGGTGATCTTGTCATCCTCCCCGGCGGTTATGTTAAGGCGGCCACCTTCTATGTAGGCGAAAACGGCGTTGGTTCCGTATACATTGCCGAGGGAGCCACGCTTGTCAACACCGCCAACGGCTGGTTTGGTCGCAATGCCGGCTCATCAGGCACTCTTACTGTTGACGGAAATTGGCTCAAGAGCGCCTCAGGAGACGCCTACAACGTCATTGGAAACGGCGGAGCAACTGCCGCACCTAGCGTCCTCAATGTCGGCGTTACTGGCACTGTCATCAGCAACGATTTGCGTATTGGCGGTAACAACACTGTCGCCATTGTTAACTTGGCGGGTTTTTATTCTGGCACCCGCGCTGGGGCTACCGTCGGTCACGGTTCAAACTCTAACGGGACTCTTCACATCACCACGACAGGCACGCTTCTTGGTCGGACAGTTGGTGTTGTTGCCAACGCGGCCGGTTCGACTGGATCTGCCATAGTAGAAGGTCTCTGGCAGGTTGGCGGCAATTTTACTGTTGGTAATAATGCCACTGCTACAGGCAGTCTTGATATCAAAACCACCGCCAACGTCATCGCCGGCGGCAATTACACACAGAACTCGCTTTCTACGCTTTCGGTTGAACTCGACAGAGGGCGGGCAGCCGATACTGTTGACCCGTCCCTATCCCGGCCACTTCTTTCCGCAAACGGTGCCGCCATGCTTTCCGGGACGCTTTATGTTCATGGTGATGCGGTCGCCGATATCCCTGAATTCAAATACGATGGAAGCGGGTATGCCAAAGCCAGCACCCTCACAGGCATTCCTGTTCTGCGCGCATCTGGTGGTATCACCGGCGATTTTGATACGGTCAAAATTGATGGCATGGTTATCCCCTCAGGGCTCCCTGATTTTATTCGTGGTGGGGGGCTCAAAGTCAACGAAGGTGGTCCGGTGGATACCCGTTACGATATAGGCTACGGGCTCGCTTGGCGGAGTGGCGTTGGGTCAGCACACGGTGAGTTCACTGTGGATGCTGGTAAAACATTTGAGGTGGATCTCCAGCTTTCTGACCGTGAGCTTGTATTCGATAGTGGTTGGGACGGCAAATCGCTCATCAAAAAAGGTGAGGGCACCCTTATCTTCTCTGTCGAGAACGCCTACACTGGCTTAACTAAAATCGAGGCGGGCACCATCATATTTACCGGGCCCAAATCACATATCATGGGTGAACTCGTCAACCATGGTGTCATAGATCTCGGAGGCACCGGACAACGGCTCCTTACCGCTTCATCGCTTGCCGGTTCCGGCACCTACCGCATGACGGTGAACCTCAACAACGGCACCGGAGATCGCATCGCAATCACCGGTGATGCGGCGGGCGCCCATCGTTTCCTAATTACCGGCATAGGGAGTGGAGAGCCGCCCACCGGCGACGAGCCCATGATCACGCTTCTCAGCATCGGCGGTGTGAATGAAATCACCCACGAGTCCGACATTTCGATCAGCGGCACGACATTCCACGGTAGTTTCGACCACGGCGTTTTCAAATACGCTGTCGAAATGCGCGGCAATAATCTTGTCATCGTAAACACCGGCTTGGATCCTGTCGTTTTCGATACCATTCGGGGTGTTCCCGGTGCGCAAAGCCTCCTCTGGTTTGACCAGCAGGACAATCTAGGACGCCGTCTCGGCGAGCTTCGCGCTCCTCGTGACACTGGTTTCGGACTTGATTTTTGGGTCCGTGCCCACGCCGCCAGCACAACGATCGGCGGCGGTGACACGGAAATGCGCAAATCCGACGTGGATGTTTGGGGCGCTGAAATTGGCGGCGACTACACTTGGCGCTTCGACAGTGATCGACTCACCGTTGGTGCCTTCATTGGGTTTAATTCCGCCGATCAAGACTTCCAGTCAGTTCCCTATGCCAATTCGGCCACGGGTGACAGCGATCTGTTCAGCATCGGCGCTTACGCAGCCTGGCTTTCCGATGCCGGCTGGTTTGTGAATTCCTCCCTAACCACGTCCCATTACAAAAATAAATTCGATGCGGTTGACCTCAGTTACAATCACGCCACCGGCGATTACAAGGATCGCGGGTTTGGTGTGACTGTCGAGGGCGGGCGTCGTTTTGACATAACCAAGGGCTGGTTTGTTGAGCCGGCGCTGCAAGGAGCGGTCGTCCGTCTCATCCGCGGCAGCTACACCACCGAAGGCGATTCAAATGCAGGCGGCTTGCGCGTGCATGGTGCCGATGCCACCATCACCCGCATGCGCGGAGTCATGCGCATCGGGCGCGCATGGTCGTTCGGCAACGGACAATGGATGGAGATCGCCGGTCGCGGCGGTGCCGTCCGCGAGCGCAGCACCGGTGGCGAGGTCAACATCGGCGAAGCCAATCGCTGGCGGCCCAATCTCGACGGCGAGCGATTCGAGGCCGGCGTAGGTTTCTATTGGATGCCGTTTGAATCGGGCCAGCTCTACTTCGATTACGAATTTGCTTCCGGTAGCAGCTACCAGAAACCTTGGGGCATTAGTGTCGGATTCCGTCTGTCACTCTAA
- a CDS encoding metallophosphoesterase, which yields MTSPVKKLHTLILIAFLLTTSVAFSKVIIKNDFEKGVPREYSPDKNFKISTDTAYARSGKASLHLAKNAGATSNAVYYDLDGRMDFVDACEFSVWVYTKSKTRVAIYISTDDGGGRYNVAEAYGTLTPGKWCQMKGVVHAGDWRKQDQQTRFVIRSYGECWVDDVSLETSTTATPAQAWPRLKAMIQSRTAKRISTVKLGDTLTLDARNAVLAPDTARVEVSLPDTASTIIPEEGLLVFAINATEDLALTGSLQLEPDADLRPGLRVTVLADDTVIAAPAVKAKAWKGTQSGNRPGPAPNIKGERPSSTVPLAPFRLSKGRHYITVAGPHIRSGGTFAKLELQAGTQPAEKPLYTFGLLSDTHLGSGRPEWINLKLNAQAGAELEAALRQLKREGAGFAIIAGDMTDAGRRSQYDELSRIVKRANLPVYGCLGNHDTFRDSRKKDIAETIPKLFPDGPTNTDYAFSKAPCASSCSTVPTGMARMLLFKGSGAARPTKPPIARA from the coding sequence ATGACATCCCCTGTAAAAAAACTCCACACCTTGATTCTAATTGCCTTTTTGCTGACAACTTCCGTCGCATTCTCCAAGGTGATTATTAAAAATGACTTCGAAAAGGGGGTTCCCCGGGAATACAGCCCCGATAAGAACTTCAAAATTTCGACGGACACCGCTTATGCTCGCTCCGGAAAAGCTTCGTTGCATCTCGCCAAGAATGCCGGAGCCACATCAAATGCCGTTTATTACGATCTCGATGGACGGATGGATTTTGTCGATGCCTGCGAATTTTCCGTTTGGGTCTATACCAAGTCCAAGACAAGGGTCGCCATTTACATTTCGACGGACGATGGTGGCGGCCGTTACAATGTTGCCGAGGCATATGGCACGCTCACGCCCGGCAAATGGTGCCAGATGAAGGGGGTTGTCCACGCGGGTGACTGGCGCAAGCAGGATCAGCAAACGCGCTTTGTCATTCGCAGCTATGGCGAGTGCTGGGTCGACGACGTTTCGCTTGAAACCAGCACGACCGCGACGCCCGCGCAAGCGTGGCCCCGCCTCAAGGCAATGATCCAATCGAGGACAGCCAAGCGCATCTCAACCGTCAAACTTGGCGACACCCTCACTCTCGACGCACGCAACGCCGTCCTCGCTCCCGACACTGCCCGCGTGGAAGTTTCCCTGCCCGACACTGCCTCGACTATCATCCCGGAAGAGGGACTGCTGGTGTTTGCCATTAACGCCACGGAAGATCTTGCGCTTACCGGCTCGCTCCAGCTCGAACCCGACGCTGACCTGCGCCCCGGATTGCGCGTCACTGTGCTTGCCGACGACACTGTTATTGCTGCTCCCGCCGTAAAGGCCAAGGCGTGGAAGGGGACTCAATCCGGCAATCGTCCCGGCCCCGCACCGAACATCAAGGGCGAGCGCCCATCCTCTACCGTCCCCCTTGCGCCCTTCCGTCTAAGCAAGGGGCGCCATTATATCACTGTCGCGGGGCCCCACATCCGCTCCGGGGGCACCTTTGCGAAACTCGAACTGCAGGCCGGCACGCAGCCTGCCGAGAAGCCCCTCTACACCTTCGGACTTCTTTCCGACACGCATCTTGGCAGCGGCCGCCCCGAATGGATTAACCTGAAACTCAACGCCCAGGCTGGCGCCGAGTTGGAGGCTGCGCTCCGCCAGCTCAAGCGCGAAGGCGCTGGCTTTGCAATCATTGCCGGTGATATGACCGATGCCGGGCGCCGCAGCCAATACGATGAGCTTTCCCGTATCGTCAAGCGCGCCAACCTGCCCGTTTACGGCTGCCTCGGCAACCATGACACTTTCCGCGATTCGCGCAAAAAAGACATCGCGGAAACAATACCGAAACTCTTCCCCGATGGTCCCACGAACACCGACTATGCCTTTTCCAAGGCCCCCTGCGCTTCATCGTGCTCGACGGTTCCCACTGGTATGGCAAGGATGCTCCTGTTCAAGGGTTCAGGGGCGGCAAGGCCGACAAAACCACCTATCGCGAGGGCATGA